One Mus musculus strain C57BL/6J chromosome X, GRCm38.p6 C57BL/6J DNA window includes the following coding sequences:
- the Gm15023 gene encoding pramel3 family member: MWFIMMDTKDPPTLLDLATQSLLSNEHAAIQALEEIPRELFVPLFTAAFTGRHKNILTAIVKAWPFACLHIGALSVQEPERELLKALIESLQFLPALNSATRSPKLRILDLRQDAGCKTVCPEISTNSTICFRSCAHSEHSIFKIEGQESLSSSKSEAQPSRLPMELIVDISLDGTLRERNFFALLQNKVEQSLGSLHLCCRDLQINNLCECRHALSHLDLKCVDHLAVDESPLTEVTKLLSHTIQLDSLSLSKIACRSLNGRTFRNFITQLSRMNHLKELSLSSFCLTDHLENVLRVLSADLEFLYLPFCGLSYSDFKFLSECSQVSHLKLLNVNNNPIYWEDCEPFYYLLQNVSSTLQHLKICYCFLTDSTISVLIPALTRCSQLRVLHFYSNQITMGMLMRILELLTPLKELKHVIYPIPVHCYGRWHFQGSLDRQKVEDVQRQLNLMLQEAERSDMNWITYSD, from the exons ATGTG GTTCATTATGATGGACACCAAGGACCCGCCCACACTATTGGATCTTGCTACACAGAGTCTATTGAGTAATGAGCATGCAGCAATCCAAGCCCTGGAGGAGATCCCAAGGGAGCTTTTTGTCCCTTTGTTCACTGCTGCCTTCACGGGTAGACACAAGAATATACTGACAGCAATTGTGAAGGCTTGGCCTTTTGCCTGTCTCCACATTGGGGCATTAAGTGTGCAGGAACCTGAGCGTGAACTCCTGAAAGCCTTGATTGAGAGTCTTCAGTTCCTCCCTGCCCTGAACTCAGCTACTAG GAGCCCTAAACTGAGGATCCTAGATTTAAGGCAGGATGCTGGCTGCAAGACCGTATGTCCTGAGATCAGTACTAATTCGACAATTTGCTTTCGTTCTTGTGCTCACTCTGAGCACTCTATCTTCAAAATTGAAGGCCAGGAGAGTCTTTCAAGTTCCAAGTCTGAAGCTCAGCCCTCTAGGCTGCCTATGGAATTGATAGTGGACATTTCCCTTGATGGCACTTTGAGGGAAAGGAatttttttgctttgcttcagAATAAAGTAGAGCAGAGCCTAGGCTCTCTGCACCTGTGCTGCAGAGATTTGCAAATTAATAACTTGTGTGAATGCAGACATGCATTAAGCCATCTGGATCTGAAATGTGTTGATCACCTTGCAGTTGATGAGTCTCCTCTTACTGAAGTTACCAAACTTTTATCTCATACAATACAGCTGGACAGTCTTAGCCTGTCTAAAATCGCTTGTAGATCTTTGAATGGGAGAACCTTTAGAAATTTTATCACCCAACTGAGTCGTATGAACCACCTGAAGGAGCTCAGCTTGTCTTCATTCTGCCTCACAGATCATCTTGAAAATGTCCTGAG AGTACTATCTGCTGATTTGGAGTTCTTATATCTGCCGTTCTGTGGACTTTCTTACAGtgacttcaagtttctctctgagTGCTCTCAAGTCAGTCATTTAAAGTTGCTGAATGTCAACAACAATCCAATATATTGGGAAGATTGTGAGCCATTTTATTATCTCCTGCAGAATGTTTCTAGCACCTTGCAGCATCTGAAAATTTGTTATTGCTTTTTAACAGATTCTACAATCTCTGTTCTTATCCCAGCCCTAACCCGGTGTTCTCAACTTCGAGTGCTTCACTTTTATTCAAATCAAATTACCATGGGCATGCTTATGAGAATTCTTGAGCTATTAACTCCATTGAAGGAGCTTAAACATGTGATCTATCCCATCCCTGTCCATTGCTATGGGAGGTGGCATTTTCAAGGCAGTTTAGATAGACAGAAGGTTGAAGATGTGCAGAGACAATTGAACTTAATGCtacaggaggcagaaaggagtGATATGAATTGGATCACTTACTCTGATTAA
- the Gm15023 gene encoding pramel3 family member isoform X1 produces MMDTKDPPTLLDLATQSLLSNEHAAIQALEEIPRELFVPLFTAAFTGRHKNILTAIVKAWPFACLHIGALSVQEPERELLKALIESLQFLPALNSATRSPKLRILDLRQDAGCKTVCPEISTNSTICFRSCAHSEHSIFKIEGQESLSSSKSEAQPSRLPMELIVDISLDGTLRERNFFALLQNKVEQSLGSLHLCCRDLQINNLCECRHALSHLDLKCVDHLAVDESPLTEVTKLLSHTIQLDSLSLSKIACRSLNGRTFRNFITQLSRMNHLKELSLSSFCLTDHLENVLRVLSADLEFLYLPFCGLSYSDFKFLSECSQVSHLKLLNVNNNPIYWEDCEPFYYLLQNVSSTLQHLKICYCFLTDSTISVLIPALTRCSQLRVLHFYSNQITMGMLMRILELLTPLKELKHVIYPIPVHCYGRWHFQGSLDRQKVEDVQRQLNLMLQEAERSDMNWITYSD; encoded by the exons ATGATGGACACCAAGGACCCGCCCACACTATTGGATCTTGCTACACAGAGTCTATTGAGTAATGAGCATGCAGCAATCCAAGCCCTGGAGGAGATCCCAAGGGAGCTTTTTGTCCCTTTGTTCACTGCTGCCTTCACGGGTAGACACAAGAATATACTGACAGCAATTGTGAAGGCTTGGCCTTTTGCCTGTCTCCACATTGGGGCATTAAGTGTGCAGGAACCTGAGCGTGAACTCCTGAAAGCCTTGATTGAGAGTCTTCAGTTCCTCCCTGCCCTGAACTCAGCTACTAG GAGCCCTAAACTGAGGATCCTAGATTTAAGGCAGGATGCTGGCTGCAAGACCGTATGTCCTGAGATCAGTACTAATTCGACAATTTGCTTTCGTTCTTGTGCTCACTCTGAGCACTCTATCTTCAAAATTGAAGGCCAGGAGAGTCTTTCAAGTTCCAAGTCTGAAGCTCAGCCCTCTAGGCTGCCTATGGAATTGATAGTGGACATTTCCCTTGATGGCACTTTGAGGGAAAGGAatttttttgctttgcttcagAATAAAGTAGAGCAGAGCCTAGGCTCTCTGCACCTGTGCTGCAGAGATTTGCAAATTAATAACTTGTGTGAATGCAGACATGCATTAAGCCATCTGGATCTGAAATGTGTTGATCACCTTGCAGTTGATGAGTCTCCTCTTACTGAAGTTACCAAACTTTTATCTCATACAATACAGCTGGACAGTCTTAGCCTGTCTAAAATCGCTTGTAGATCTTTGAATGGGAGAACCTTTAGAAATTTTATCACCCAACTGAGTCGTATGAACCACCTGAAGGAGCTCAGCTTGTCTTCATTCTGCCTCACAGATCATCTTGAAAATGTCCTGAG AGTACTATCTGCTGATTTGGAGTTCTTATATCTGCCGTTCTGTGGACTTTCTTACAGtgacttcaagtttctctctgagTGCTCTCAAGTCAGTCATTTAAAGTTGCTGAATGTCAACAACAATCCAATATATTGGGAAGATTGTGAGCCATTTTATTATCTCCTGCAGAATGTTTCTAGCACCTTGCAGCATCTGAAAATTTGTTATTGCTTTTTAACAGATTCTACAATCTCTGTTCTTATCCCAGCCCTAACCCGGTGTTCTCAACTTCGAGTGCTTCACTTTTATTCAAATCAAATTACCATGGGCATGCTTATGAGAATTCTTGAGCTATTAACTCCATTGAAGGAGCTTAAACATGTGATCTATCCCATCCCTGTCCATTGCTATGGGAGGTGGCATTTTCAAGGCAGTTTAGATAGACAGAAGGTTGAAGATGTGCAGAGACAATTGAACTTAATGCtacaggaggcagaaaggagtGATATGAATTGGATCACTTACTCTGATTAA